ACGACTGATCCACGCCGCCGATTTCCGCCGATTTCCGATTTCGCCATGACGACTGCTCCTCAACGCTCCCAGCAACCACGCGTGCCGCGCCGCATGCTCGACGGCGTGCTGCTGCTCGACAAGCCCGTCGGGCTGTCGAGCAACGACGCGCTGATCCGCGCCAAGCGCCTCTATCTCGCGAAGAAGGCCGGCCACACCGGCACGCTCGATCCGCTCGCCTCCGGCCTGCTGCCGCTCTGCTTCGGCGAGGCCACCAAGTTCTCGCAGGATCTGCTCGAAGCCGACAAGACCTATGAAGCGACGATGCGGCTCGGCATCCGCACGACCACCGGCGACGCCGAGGGCGAGGCGGTCGAGACGCGCGAGGTGCAGGTCCGGCGCACCGCCGTCGAGGCCGTGCTGCCGCGCTTTCTCGGCGAGATCGTGCAGGTGCCGCCGATGTATTCGGCGCTCAAGCGCGACGGCAAACCGCTCTACGAATACGCGCGCGCCGGGCAGACCGTCGAGCGCGAGGGCCGCAACGTGACGATCCACGCGCTCGAACTGCTCGCGTGCGAACTGCCCGACGTGACGTTCCGCGTGACCTGCAGCAAGGGCACCTACGTGCGCACGCTCGCCGAGGATATCGGCGAGGCGCTCGGCTGCGGCGCGCATCTGGTGGCGCTGCGGCGCACCGGCGTCGGCGCGCTGACCCTCGAGCACGCGGTCACGCTCGACGCGCTGTCGGATGCCGAAGCCGCCGAACGCGACGGCTGGCTGCAGCCCGTCGATGCGCTGCTGTCGACGTTTCCGCCGGTGCGGCTCGACGCCGACGAAGCGAAGCGGTTCCGGCACGGCCAGCGGCTGCGGCTCGCCGCGGCGCCCGAGACCGGCGCCGATGACGAAGCGGGCGCGCGGGTGCGCGTGTACGACGAGGCCGGGCAACTGCTCGGCGTGGCGCGCCTGCTCGATGGCGTGCTGGCACCGGAGCGGCTCGTCGTCAGCGGCGAGGCGGCCGGCTGACGGCACACGGCACACGACGCACCGCGATACGCCGCGCGTTGCCGAAGTCCCGCCACATGGCACGACGCCCGGTCGTGATGACCGGGCGTCGTGCTTTTCAGGAGAGGGCGATGATTTCAATGCGCGGCCGATGCCGCCGCGCTCGAATCGCCGCCGCCCGTGCGTTCGGGCTTGGTGATCCAGATCAGGCCGATCAGCACCACGAAGATCACGGCCGACACGTAGAACAGGTCGTTGACGCCGAGCTGCGCGGCCTGCTGCGTGGCCATCTGGTTGATGAGCCCGTTGGCCTGCTGCTCGGAGAGCCCGAGGCTGCCCATCTGCGCGACCGCCTGGTTGTAGATCGGGTTGTAGACGTTGGTCGCCTCGACGATCTGCGCGTGATGGAAGTTGTTGCGATGATCCCACGCGGTCTGGAAGATCGAGGTTCCGATGCCGCCGAACATGATCCGCACGAAGTTCGACAGGCCCGAGGCGGCCGGAATCCGGTGGCCGGGCAGGCCCGACAGCGTGATGGAGACGAGCGGGATGAAGAAGCCCGCCATCGCGATGCCCTGCACGAAAGTCGGCAGCATCAGCGACCACTGGTCGACGCCGGTGGTGTAGCGCGAGCGCATCCAGAAGCACAGCGCGAAGGTCAGGAACGCGGCGGTGGCGATGTAGCGCGGATCGGTGCGCGGCAGGTACTTGCCGGTCAGCGGCGAGAGCAGGATCGCGAAGAAGCCGACCGGCGCCATCACGAGCCCGGCGTCGGTCGCCGTGTAGCCGATCTGCGTCTGCAGCCACAGCGGCAGCAGCACGAGGTTGCCGAAGTAGAGCCCGTAGCCGACCGACAGCGCGATCGTGCCGCCGCTGAAATTGCGCATCGCGAACAGCGACAGGTCCACCACCGGGTGTTCGGCCGTCAGCTCCCAGATCACGAAGAACGCGAACGCGATCACGGCGGTCAGCGCGAGCACCACGATCGTGGTCGAGGAGAACCAGTCGAGATCCTTGCCCTTGTCGAGCATGACCTGCAGCGAGCCGACCCAGATCACCAGCAGCGCGAGGCCGACGCCGTCGATCGGCGCCTTGCGCTTGGTCGATTCGCGGTTGCGGTAGATCATCCAGGTGACGATCGCGGCGACGATCCCGACCGGAATGTTCACGTAGAAGATCCACGGCCACGAGTAGTTGTCGGAGATCCAGCCGCCGAGAATCGGCCCGGCCACCGGCGCGATCAGCGTGGTCATGGCCCACAGCGCGAGCGCCATCGATGCGCGCGCGCGCGGATAGCTCGACAGCAGCAGCGACTGCGAGAGCGGGATCATCGGCCCGGCCACGGCGCCCTGGACCACGCGCGCCACCAGCAGGAACGGCAGCGTCGGCGCGAGCCCGCAGAGCCACGACGAGATCACGAACAGGATGATCGAGGCGAAGAACAGGCGGACCTGGCCGATCCGGTCGGTCAGCCAGCCGGTCAGCGGCACCGAGATCGCGTTGGCGACCGCGAACGAGGTGATCACCCAGGTGCCCTGATCCGACGACACGCCGAGATCGCCCGAGATGGTCGGGATCGCGACGTTGGCGATCGAGGTGTCGAGCACGTTCATGAACACCGCGAGCGACACGGCGATGGTGCCGAGCAGCAGCTGCCCACCCTCCAGCGGGGGGTAGGTGACGGGTTGGGACTTGGCCATGGGCGTTCGGTTCCGGGCTTACATCCGCTTCGGCGTGGCGCCGGCGGCGGGCTTCGTGGCGGCCGGCGCGGCGCCGCCGGCGTTCTCCGCGATGATCCGGGCGATCTCGGCATTGGCATCGTCGCCGTACTTCGCGAACACGTCGGTCTGGTAGACCGTGTTCGGCACGTTGCCGAGTTGGCCGCCGCGGTCGTCCTTGATGTCGACGTCGACCTGCATCGACAGACCGATGCGCAGCGGATGCTGCTGCAATTGCTGCGGATCGAGCGCGATGCGCACCGGCAGGCGCTGCACCACCTTGATCCAGTTGCCGGTGGCGTTCTGCGCCGGCAGCAGCGAGAACGCCGAGCCGGTGCCGGCCGAGAAGCCCACCACCTTGCCCTGGTACTTGACCGACGAGCCGTAGACGTCGGCCGTCAGCTCGACCGGCTGGCCGATCCGCATGTGCGTGAGCTGCACTTCCTTGAAGTTCGCGTCGACCCACACGCCGTTGAGCGGCACCACCGACATCAGCGGATTGCCCGGCGCGACGCGCTGGCCGACCTGCACCGAGCGCTTCGCCACGTAGCCGGTGACGGGCGCGGGCAGCGTGTTGCGCGCGTTGGCCAGGTAGGCGTCGCGTACTTTCGCGGCCGCGGCCAGCACGTTCGGATGGTCGGCGACGGTGGTGTTGGCGGTCAGCGCGCGGTTCGAGGCGAGTTGCTGCTGCGCGGCGTCGACCGACGCCTGCGCGGCCTTCACGGCGTCGCGCGCGTGCGAGATCTCTTCCTGCGAGACCGCGCCCGTCTGCGCCACGGCCAGGCGCCGGCGCAGGTCGTCCCGCGCCTTCGACAGGTCGGTTTCGCGCAGCGCGACCTGCGCGCGATACTGGTCGTCGTTGACGAACAGGCCGCGCACCTTGCGCACGGTCTGCGCGAGATTGGCCTCGGCCTGTTGCAGCGCGACGCGCGCGTCGGCCGGATCGAGCACGACGAGCGGGGCGCCCGCCGTGACGGTCTGCGTGTCGTCGGCGTTGACCGCGATCACCGTGCCTGTCACCTGCGGCGTGATTTGCACCACGTTGCCGTTAACATAGGCGTCGTCGGTGGTTTCGTGGAAGCGCGCGACGAGGAAGTAATAGATGCCGTAGGCGATCGCGGCGAGCACGATGATCACGATCAGGATCGTCATCATCCGCTTGCGTTTCGTGTTGTTCGGCCGTGCGGTGCCGGCCGTGTTCTGTTGAGCGTCGCTCATGGCGAGTTTCTCCGTCGATTCTTGTGTGTGGTGCGAGTGATACGGGTGGTGTCGGGCCAGGGCTTCAGTTGGCGGCCTGCTGCTGCGTTGCCGATGCCGGCGCGGCTGACGCGGCCGCCTGCGCTGCCGGGCCGGCGGCCGCGAGCGGCGTGCCGGCCGCGTCGAAGCCGCCGCCGAGCGCGCTGATCAGGCCGATCTGCAGGTCGCGGCGGCGCATCACGAGGCTCGTTACCGACTGCTCGGCGTCGAGCCGGCCGTTGTCGGCGCTCAGCACCTGCAACTGCGGCGAGAGGCCGGCCTTGTAGCGGATCACGGCAAGCTCGTAGGCGCGCGTCGCGGCGTCGAGCGCGCGTTGCGCGTCGCCCATCTGCCGGTCGATCGCGCGGATCGACGAAACCTGCGTGGCGACGTCGTTGAGCGCGCCGATCAGCGTCTGGTTGTAATTCGCCACGCTCAGGTCGTAGTCCGCGTAGGCGCCCTTCAACTGCGCGCGCAATGCGCCGCCATAGAAGATCGGCAGGTGAATGGCCGGGCCGAACTGGGCCTGGCGGCTCGCGAACTTCAGGAACTGGCCCCAGCCGAACGCATCGAAGCCGAAGCCGGCCGCGAGGTTCACGTCGGGGAAGAACTCGGTCTTGGTTTCCTTCACGTCGTGCGCCGCCGCCTCGACCTGCCAGCGCGCGGCGACCAGATCGGCCCGGCGCGATACCAGGTCGGCCGGGATGTTGTCGGGCAGCGCGATCGCGCCGCCCGGGTTCAGCACCGGCGTGTCGATCTTCAGGCCGCGATCGGGGCCCTTGCCGAGCAGCGCGGCGAGTTGGTAGCGCACCGTGGTGATCCGGCCGTCGAGATCGGACAGCGTCGATTCGCTGGTGGCGACGTTGCCGCGCGCGGTCTGCCGCTCGACGTTGGTGTCGAGCCCGGCGCCGACGCGGCCCTCGGTGATCTTGCCGACCGTCTCGCGGTTGGTGATCTCGTGGCGTGCGATCTCACGCAACGCGTAAAGCTGGGCGAGCTGGTTGTAGGCGCGCGCGATCGACACCGCAAGCGTGATGCGTGCCTGCTGGTATTCGGCCTGCGCGGCCTTCTGCTGCGATACCGCCGCCTTCAGCTTCTCGCGATTCTTGCCCCAGAGGTCGAGTTCCCACGACGCGCTCGCCAGCACGTTGTTCTCGCTGAACCAGTTGCCGCCGTAGGGCGGCGGATAAAGGCCGTTGCCCGAATACAGCTCGCGGGTCCACGAGTAGCTGCCTTCGATCTTCGGGAATAGCGTCGCGCGCGACGATTCGATGTACGAAGACGCCTTCGCGAGCCGTGCCTGCGCCTGCGCGATGGTCGGGTTGCCGTCCACGGCCTCGTCGATCAGGCGCGGCAGCTGCGGGTCGCCGAACTGGTTGGCCCAGTCGAGCGCCGGCCAGTGGCCGCCCTCGGCCGGCAGGCTTTGCGCGCTGTCGAACTGCGAGGCCGGCGCGACTTGCTTGTCGCTGTGGATGCCGGCGTAGTTCGCGCAGCCGGCCAACGCCAGCGCCAGCGCGGCCCCGGCGAGGGGGCCGGCGGCGCGTGCCGGCCACAAGCCCTTGCGCGGCACGTTTGCCGCCGCCCGTGACTCGAAAGTGGACATTGCAAGGATTTCCTTATGTCGATGCATCGGATGATGATTGCCGTGACGTGTTACGAGGCGGTGGTGCCGCCGCCGGTGTTGCCCTCGCCGCAGTAGTTGCTGAGGATGCGGCGCAGCATGCTTTTCAGGAAACCGACTTCCTCGGGCGTGAAGCCGTCGAGGAGGCGGTCGAGCACGCTGATGAAGATCTCCGGCATCCGTTCCGCGAGTTCGCGGCCCTCGTCGGTCAGTTCGAGGCGCACCACGCGCCGGTCCTCGTGGCTGCGCACGCGCGACAGCAGCCCGCGCTTCTCGACGCGGTCGAGCAGGCGCGTCACGGCGCTCGCGTCGATCGCATATTCGCGCGCCAGCTCGGCCGCCGTCGAGCATTTGCCGACCGCGAGCATGAACAGCATGCTGGCCTGGGTGCCGGTGATCCCCAGCTCCGTCTGGGTGCGCTGCGTGACGAGGTTCGTCATCAGCGAGCGCACGCGCGAGAGCAGGTAGCCGACGCTGTCGTTGATCGGATACGCGGACACGGACGGGCCGGCCGGCGAGGGCGTGGAAGGATCCGGCATATTCTCTGATTCTGCAATAGTTGACTAGGCAGCAGTATAGGCGTGATTGTTTGCCGCGACAAATATGATTGACGGGCGCGACGGCGGCAATCGGGAGCGATACCGAGACCCGGCCGCAGGGCTTGCGGCGCAGGGCGCGAAGCCGGCAGGCAAGCCCGGGAAAGCGGCCGCCGAGGCTGCAAAAAAGATGCGAAACGGGTGGGGCCGGACCATGTCGGCTTGGCGTTCGCGCGACACTCGGTGTGCGGTGCAGCGAAGCGGTCCGCCCGCGACATCCTGGCATGCTATAATCGTAGGCTTTCCAGGACATGCAATTTTAGTCAAGCAGCGCGCGTGAGGGGTAATCAGCCACGCGCGTTTTTGCGTGTCCGATCATCAGGTTTCGATTTCAGGTTTCTATGACCCGCGCCCTTCGCAACATCGCCATCATCGCCCACGTCGACCACGGCAAGACTACGCTCGTGGACCAACTGCTGCGCCAGTCCGGCACCTTCCGCGAGAACCAGCAGATGGTCGAGCGGGTGATGGACTCGAACGACATCGAAAAAGAGCGCGGGATCACGATCCTCGCGAAGAACTGCGCGGTCGAATACGAAGGCACCCACATCAACATCGTCGATACGCCGGGGCACGCCGACTTCGGTGGCGAGGTCGAGCGCGTGCTGTCGATGGTCGATTCGGTGCTGCTGCTGGTCGACGCGGTCGAAGGCCCGATGCCGCAGACGCGCTTCGTCACGAAGAAGGCGCTCGCGCTCGGCCTGAAGCCGATCGTCGTGATCAACAAGATCGACCGTCCGGGCGCGCGCATCGACTGGGTGATCAACCAGACCTTCGACCTGTTCGACAAGCTCGGCGCGACCGAGGAGCAGCTCGACTTCCCGATCGTCTACGCGTCGGGCCTGAACGGCTACGCGTCGCTCGATTCGTCGGCGCGCGAAGGCGACATGCGTCCCCTCTTCGAGGCGATCCTCGAGCACGTGCCGGTCCGCCCGGCCGATCCGGACGCGCCGCTGCAGTTGCAGATCACCTCGCTCGACTATTCGACCTACGTTGGCCGCATCGGCGTCGGCCGCATCACGCGCGGCCGCATCAAGCCGGGCCAGCCGGTGGTGATGCGCTTCGGTCCGGAAGGCGACGTGCTGAACCGCAAGATCAACCAGGTGCTGTCGTTCAAGGGCCTCGAGCGCGTGCAGGTGGACTCGGCCGAAGCGGGCGACATCGTGCTGATCAACGGTATCGAGGATGTCGGCATCGGCGCGACGATCTGCGCCGTCGACACGCCCGAGGCGCTGCCGATGATCACCGTCGACGAGCCGACGCTGACGATGAACTTCCTCGTCAACTCGTCGCCGCTGGCGGGCCGCGAAGGCAAGTTCGTGACGAGCCGCCAGATCCGCGATCGCCTGATGAAGGAACTGAATCACAACGTGGCGCTGCGCGTGCGCGATACCGGCGACGAAACCGTGTTCGAGGTGTCGGGCCGCGGCGAACTGCACCTGACGATCCTGGTCGAGAACATGCGCCGCGAAGGCTACGAGCTGGCCGTGTCGCGTCCGCGCGTGGTGATGCAGGAAATCAACGGCGAGAAGCACGAGCCGTATGAGCTGCTGACGGTGGACGTCGAGGATGAGCACCAGGGCGGCGTGATGGAGGAACTGGGCCGCCGCAAGGGCGAAATGCTCGACATGGCCTCGGACGGCCGCGGCCGCACGCGCCTCGAGTACAAGATCTCGGCACGGGGCCTGATCGGCTTCCAGAGCGAGTTCCTGACGCTCACGCGCGGCACGGGCCTGATGAGCCACATCTTCGATTCGTACTCGCCGGTGAAGGACGGTTCGGTCGGCGAGCGCCGCAATGGCGTGCTGATCTCGCAGGACGACGGCGCGGCCGTCGCCTACGCGCTCTGGAAGCTGCAGGATCGCGGCCGCATGTTCGTGAAGCCGGGCGACGCGCTGTACGAAGGCATGATCATCGGCATCCACAGCCGCGACAACGACCTGGTCGTGAACCCGATCAAGGGCAAGCAGCTGACCAACGTGCGCGCCTCGGGCACCGACGAAGCCGTGCGCCTCGTGCCGCCGATCCAGATGTCGCTCGAGTACGCGGTCGAATTCATCGATGACGACGAGCTCGTCGAAGTGACGCCGCAGTCGATCCGCCTGCGCAAGCGCCACCTGAAGGAACACGAGCGCCGCCGCGCGAGCCGCGAAGCCGAGTGATCGGCGCCGCTGCCGCGACGTCTCGCGTCAAGCCGCCCTCGGGCGGCTTTTTTGCTTCTGGCGGCATTGCTGCGAGTAAAACACTGTTGCGTGGGCTGGGGAAATCGAGGCTTTTTGCCGCGAAAACCAGGGTAGACGGGCTTTCGGGGTGCGACATTGTGACCTTCAGTGGTGCGTATTGTGATATGCTGCGCGCACGCAAGTTTTAGGTCCTTCCAAGCAAGACTTGATTCGCGCAATCCGCTAAACGGTCAGGCCGTGTCGCGGAAGGTTGAGTAACCCGCTATTTCTCGAGAAGCTCGAAGAAAGGTGAGCGTAAAATGTCAGATGTAATGAAGCAGTTCCAGCTGAACTCCTATCTGTTCGGCGGCAATGCTTCGTATGTAGAAGAACTGTACGAAGCCTACCTGGACAATCCGGCATCGGTGCCGGACAACTGGCGCGAGTATTTCGACGCGCTGCAGAATGTGCCGGCGACGGACGGTTCGAATGCGAACGATGTTGCCCACAATCCGATCGTCGAATCGTTCGCCCAGCGTGCGAAGGCCAACGCCTTCATTCCGCGTGAAAGCAGCGGCGGCAATCTCGCCACCGCCCGCAAGCAGGTCCACGTCCAGTCCCTGATCAGCGCGTATCGGTTCCTCGGCTCGCAATGGGCCAATCTCGATCCCCTGAAGCGCCGCGAACGTCCCGCGATCCCCGAACTCGAACCCGCGTTCTACGACTTCTCCGAGGCCGACCTCGACCAGACGTTCAGCGCGAGCAACCTGTATTTCGGTTTCGAGCAGGCTTCGCTGCGTGACATCGTCAAATCGCTGCGCGACACGTACTGCGGCACGATCGGCGTCGAGTACATGTACATCGGCGATCCGGAGCAGAAGCGCTGGTGGCAGGAGCGTCTCGAATCGACGCGCGCCACGCCGAACTTCAGCGCGGACAAGAAGAAGCACGTGCTGAACCGCCTGACGGCCGCCGAAGGCCTCGAGCGCTACCTGCACACCAAGTACGTCGGCCAGAAGCGCTTCTCGCTCGAAGGCGGCGAGAGCTTCATCGCGGCGATGGACGAAGTGGTCCAGCACTCGGGCTCGAAGGGCGTGCAGGAGATCGTGATCGGCATGGCCCACCGCGGCCGCCTGAACGTGCTCGTGAACACGCTCGGCAAGATGCCGGCGGATCTGTTCGCCGAATTCGAAGGCAAGCACGTCGACGACCTGCCGGCCGGCGACGTCAAGTATCACAAGGGTTTCTCGTCGGACATCGCGACCGAGGGCGGTCCGGTCCACCTGTCGCTGGCGTTCAACCCGTCGCACCTGGAAATCGTCAACCCGGTGGTCGAGGGCTCGGCGAAGGCGCGAATGGACCGTCGCGGCGACGCGGACGGCCTGCAGGTGCTGCCGGTGCAGATCCACGGCGACGCGGCCTTCGCTGGCCAGGGCGTCGTGATGGAAACGCTGAACCTCGCGCAGACGCGCGGCTACGGCACGCACGGCACGCTGCACATCGTCATCAACAACCAGATCGGTTTCACGACGTCGGACCCGCGCGATGCGCGCTCGACGCTGTACTGCACCGACGTGGTCAAGATGATCGAGGCGCCGGTGCTGCACGTGAACGGCGACGATCCGGAAGCGGTGGTCCTCGCGGTGCAGATCGCGATCGACTATCGCATGCAGTTCCACAAGGATGTCGTGATCGACATCGTCTGCTTCCGCAAGCTCGGCCACAACGAGCAGGACACGCCGGCCGTCACGCAGCCGTTGATGTACAAGAAGATCGCGCAGCACCCGGGCACCCGTGCGCTGTACGCCGAGAAGCTGGTGCAGCAGGGCGTGATCACCGCCGAGCAGGGCGACGAGTTCGTCAAGGCCTACCGCAAGGCGATGGACGACGGCCACCACACGGTCGATCCGGTGCTCTCGAACTACAAGAGCAAGTACGCGGTCGACTGGGTGCCGTTCCTGAACCGCAAGTGGACCGACGCGGCCGACACGGCCGTGCCGCTCGCCGAACTGAAGCGCATCGGCGAACGCATCACGACGGTGCCGGAGAACTTCAAGGTCCACCCGCTCGTCGAGCGCGTGATCAACGACCGCCGCAAGATGGCGCAGGGCGACCAGCCGCTGGACTGGGGCATGGGCGAGCACCTCGCGTTCGCCTCGCTGGTCTCGTCCGGCTACGCCGTGCGCCTGACCGGCCAGGATTCGGGCCGCGGCACGTTCACGCACCGCCACGCGGTGCTGCACGACCAGAACCGCGAGCGCTGGAACGACGGCACCTACGTGCCGCTGCAGAACGTCTCGGAAGGCCAGGCGAACTTCACGGTGATCGACTCGGTGCTGTCGGAAGAAGCGGTGCTCGGCTTCGAGTACGGCTACTCGACCGCGGAACCGAACACGCTGGTGCTGTGGGAAGCGCAGTTCGGCGACTTCGTGAACGGCGCGCAGGTCGTGATCGACCAGTTCATCTCGTCGGGCGAAGTGAAGTGGGGCCGCGTCTCGGGCCTGACGATGCTGCTGCCGCACGGCTACGAAGGCCAGGGTCCGGAGCACTCGTCGACGCGTATCGAGCGTTTCCTGCAACTGTGCGCGGATCACAACATGCAGGTGGTCCAGCCGACCACGCCGGCGCAGATCTTCCACCTGCTGCGCCGCCAGATGATCCGCCTGTTCCGCAAGCCGCTGATCGTGGCGACGCCGAAGTCGCTGCTGCGTCACAAGGAAGCCGTGTCGGACCTGTCCGAACTGGCGAAGGGCTCGTTCCTGCCGGTGATCGGCGAGGTCGACGAGACGATCGACGCGAAGAAGGTCAAGCGCGTGATCGCCTGCTCGGGGCGCGTCTATTACGACATCGTCGCGCACCGCCGCGAAGCCAAGGCGCACGACGTCGCGATCGTCCGGATCGAGCAGCTCTA
The genomic region above belongs to Burkholderia plantarii and contains:
- a CDS encoding efflux RND transporter periplasmic adaptor subunit → MSDAQQNTAGTARPNNTKRKRMMTILIVIIVLAAIAYGIYYFLVARFHETTDDAYVNGNVVQITPQVTGTVIAVNADDTQTVTAGAPLVVLDPADARVALQQAEANLAQTVRKVRGLFVNDDQYRAQVALRETDLSKARDDLRRRLAVAQTGAVSQEEISHARDAVKAAQASVDAAQQQLASNRALTANTTVADHPNVLAAAAKVRDAYLANARNTLPAPVTGYVAKRSVQVGQRVAPGNPLMSVVPLNGVWVDANFKEVQLTHMRIGQPVELTADVYGSSVKYQGKVVGFSAGTGSAFSLLPAQNATGNWIKVVQRLPVRIALDPQQLQQHPLRIGLSMQVDVDIKDDRGGQLGNVPNTVYQTDVFAKYGDDANAEIARIIAENAGGAAPAATKPAAGATPKRM
- the truB gene encoding tRNA pseudouridine(55) synthase TruB yields the protein MTTAPQRSQQPRVPRRMLDGVLLLDKPVGLSSNDALIRAKRLYLAKKAGHTGTLDPLASGLLPLCFGEATKFSQDLLEADKTYEATMRLGIRTTTGDAEGEAVETREVQVRRTAVEAVLPRFLGEIVQVPPMYSALKRDGKPLYEYARAGQTVEREGRNVTIHALELLACELPDVTFRVTCSKGTYVRTLAEDIGEALGCGAHLVALRRTGVGALTLEHAVTLDALSDAEAAERDGWLQPVDALLSTFPPVRLDADEAKRFRHGQRLRLAAAPETGADDEAGARVRVYDEAGQLLGVARLLDGVLAPERLVVSGEAAG
- a CDS encoding MarR family winged helix-turn-helix transcriptional regulator yields the protein MPDPSTPSPAGPSVSAYPINDSVGYLLSRVRSLMTNLVTQRTQTELGITGTQASMLFMLAVGKCSTAAELAREYAIDASAVTRLLDRVEKRGLLSRVRSHEDRRVVRLELTDEGRELAERMPEIFISVLDRLLDGFTPEEVGFLKSMLRRILSNYCGEGNTGGGTTAS
- a CDS encoding 2-oxoglutarate dehydrogenase E1 component, with protein sequence MSDVMKQFQLNSYLFGGNASYVEELYEAYLDNPASVPDNWREYFDALQNVPATDGSNANDVAHNPIVESFAQRAKANAFIPRESSGGNLATARKQVHVQSLISAYRFLGSQWANLDPLKRRERPAIPELEPAFYDFSEADLDQTFSASNLYFGFEQASLRDIVKSLRDTYCGTIGVEYMYIGDPEQKRWWQERLESTRATPNFSADKKKHVLNRLTAAEGLERYLHTKYVGQKRFSLEGGESFIAAMDEVVQHSGSKGVQEIVIGMAHRGRLNVLVNTLGKMPADLFAEFEGKHVDDLPAGDVKYHKGFSSDIATEGGPVHLSLAFNPSHLEIVNPVVEGSAKARMDRRGDADGLQVLPVQIHGDAAFAGQGVVMETLNLAQTRGYGTHGTLHIVINNQIGFTTSDPRDARSTLYCTDVVKMIEAPVLHVNGDDPEAVVLAVQIAIDYRMQFHKDVVIDIVCFRKLGHNEQDTPAVTQPLMYKKIAQHPGTRALYAEKLVQQGVITAEQGDEFVKAYRKAMDDGHHTVDPVLSNYKSKYAVDWVPFLNRKWTDAADTAVPLAELKRIGERITTVPENFKVHPLVERVINDRRKMAQGDQPLDWGMGEHLAFASLVSSGYAVRLTGQDSGRGTFTHRHAVLHDQNRERWNDGTYVPLQNVSEGQANFTVIDSVLSEEAVLGFEYGYSTAEPNTLVLWEAQFGDFVNGAQVVIDQFISSGEVKWGRVSGLTMLLPHGYEGQGPEHSSTRIERFLQLCADHNMQVVQPTTPAQIFHLLRRQMIRLFRKPLIVATPKSLLRHKEAVSDLSELAKGSFLPVIGEVDETIDAKKVKRVIACSGRVYYDIVAHRREAKAHDVAIVRIEQLYPFAHKQFEAEMKKYDNATEVVWVQDEPQNQGPWFYIEHHLKEGMKEGQKLAYSGRPASASPAVGYYAKHYEQQKALIEGAFGRLKSASIAK
- a CDS encoding DHA2 family efflux MFS transporter permease subunit; amino-acid sequence: MAKSQPVTYPPLEGGQLLLGTIAVSLAVFMNVLDTSIANVAIPTISGDLGVSSDQGTWVITSFAVANAISVPLTGWLTDRIGQVRLFFASIILFVISSWLCGLAPTLPFLLVARVVQGAVAGPMIPLSQSLLLSSYPRARASMALALWAMTTLIAPVAGPILGGWISDNYSWPWIFYVNIPVGIVAAIVTWMIYRNRESTKRKAPIDGVGLALLVIWVGSLQVMLDKGKDLDWFSSTTIVVLALTAVIAFAFFVIWELTAEHPVVDLSLFAMRNFSGGTIALSVGYGLYFGNLVLLPLWLQTQIGYTATDAGLVMAPVGFFAILLSPLTGKYLPRTDPRYIATAAFLTFALCFWMRSRYTTGVDQWSLMLPTFVQGIAMAGFFIPLVSITLSGLPGHRIPAASGLSNFVRIMFGGIGTSIFQTAWDHRNNFHHAQIVEATNVYNPIYNQAVAQMGSLGLSEQQANGLINQMATQQAAQLGVNDLFYVSAVIFVVLIGLIWITKPERTGGGDSSAAASAAH
- a CDS encoding efflux transporter outer membrane subunit, with amino-acid sequence MSTFESRAAANVPRKGLWPARAAGPLAGAALALALAGCANYAGIHSDKQVAPASQFDSAQSLPAEGGHWPALDWANQFGDPQLPRLIDEAVDGNPTIAQAQARLAKASSYIESSRATLFPKIEGSYSWTRELYSGNGLYPPPYGGNWFSENNVLASASWELDLWGKNREKLKAAVSQQKAAQAEYQQARITLAVSIARAYNQLAQLYALREIARHEITNRETVGKITEGRVGAGLDTNVERQTARGNVATSESTLSDLDGRITTVRYQLAALLGKGPDRGLKIDTPVLNPGGAIALPDNIPADLVSRRADLVAARWQVEAAAHDVKETKTEFFPDVNLAAGFGFDAFGWGQFLKFASRQAQFGPAIHLPIFYGGALRAQLKGAYADYDLSVANYNQTLIGALNDVATQVSSIRAIDRQMGDAQRALDAATRAYELAVIRYKAGLSPQLQVLSADNGRLDAEQSVTSLVMRRRDLQIGLISALGGGFDAAGTPLAAAGPAAQAAASAAPASATQQQAAN
- the typA gene encoding translational GTPase TypA, translating into MTRALRNIAIIAHVDHGKTTLVDQLLRQSGTFRENQQMVERVMDSNDIEKERGITILAKNCAVEYEGTHINIVDTPGHADFGGEVERVLSMVDSVLLLVDAVEGPMPQTRFVTKKALALGLKPIVVINKIDRPGARIDWVINQTFDLFDKLGATEEQLDFPIVYASGLNGYASLDSSAREGDMRPLFEAILEHVPVRPADPDAPLQLQITSLDYSTYVGRIGVGRITRGRIKPGQPVVMRFGPEGDVLNRKINQVLSFKGLERVQVDSAEAGDIVLINGIEDVGIGATICAVDTPEALPMITVDEPTLTMNFLVNSSPLAGREGKFVTSRQIRDRLMKELNHNVALRVRDTGDETVFEVSGRGELHLTILVENMRREGYELAVSRPRVVMQEINGEKHEPYELLTVDVEDEHQGGVMEELGRRKGEMLDMASDGRGRTRLEYKISARGLIGFQSEFLTLTRGTGLMSHIFDSYSPVKDGSVGERRNGVLISQDDGAAVAYALWKLQDRGRMFVKPGDALYEGMIIGIHSRDNDLVVNPIKGKQLTNVRASGTDEAVRLVPPIQMSLEYAVEFIDDDELVEVTPQSIRLRKRHLKEHERRRASREAE